In Topomyia yanbarensis strain Yona2022 chromosome 2, ASM3024719v1, whole genome shotgun sequence, one DNA window encodes the following:
- the LOC131681136 gene encoding ATP-binding cassette sub-family G member 4-like isoform X2, whose protein sequence is MLRLSGNCEARRDRLISDESVNLILNNVSGSFNSGRMACILGPSGAGKSSFLNILSGYRKSGVSGQLRIDGAILSSRQKRKLISYTPQEASLWLNLTVIESMNFAADFKLPATVTKDTKRANNRKLLEVLSLGKCSNTLVKNLSGGELKRLAIGVELVSDPKVMLLDEPTSGLDTVTSYQVLNYVQSLTFHQNRVIICVVHQPSSNLLRLFDDVLVISKGRRLYCGPLAEMVNTFGTVGLECPVSHSPADFALEVACLDHEDDRLQQLMASEEEKSLKVCTEERISVDSEDQRRYMLSNREQLSVLLKRTVRCTLRDNYNVKARTIISVLIATLTGIAFYDTGNNVAKIISNTSVLMVIMYSVFFTSAFSAILTFPLESAAFIREHKNNWYSLTPYYFSKLIVEVPALIFSTTASFLIMYFLTGQPMELIRILVLWITSILSGWVTLLLGLLLGNMYPMQTSVFLTVLIIILFSLFAGFFVTLKDMPLYLKPLTFISFVRYSLEGAVNAVYGFGRRDMECRDVFCYFTLRKFLALLGMPEIDWIYDFLGLVVWSLILHVVLYLSLLKRTKRDA, encoded by the exons ATGAATCTGTGAATCTAATTCTTAATAATGTATCCGGTTCGTTCAACTCCGGCCGTATGGCCTGTATTCTGGGACCATCCGGAGCAGGTAAATCGAGCTTTTTGAACATCCTCAGCGGATACAG GAAATCGGGAGTCTCCGGTCAGCTAAGAATCGATGGTGCCATTCTATCGAGTCGACAAAAACGGAAGTTAATTTCGTACACACCTCAAGAAGCTAGTCTCTGGTTGAATCTAACCGTTATCGAAAGCATGAACTTTGCAGCTGACTTCAAACTCCCAGCAACAGTGACAAAAGATACTAAACGTGCGAACAATCGAAAGTTACTTGAAGTTTTGAGTCTCGGCAAATGTTCAAACACACTGGTGAAGAATCTCTCCGGCGGGGAATTGAAGCGACTGGCGATAGGTGTCGAGCTTGTTTCCGATCCGAAAGTAATGCTCTTGGATGAACCCACCAGCGGACTAGACACGGTCACTTCTTATCAGGTGCTGAACTACGTTCAAAGTTTAACGTTTCATCAAAATAGGGTCATAATCTGCGTCGTACATCAGCCGAGCTCCAATCTTTTGAGGTTGTTCGATGATGTGTTGGTTATCTCGAAGGGTAGGAGACTATATTGTGGACCGTTAGCGGAGATGGTGAATACTTTCGGAACGGTTGGATTAGAGTGCCCGGTTTCACATAGCCCAGCTGATTTCG CACTTGAAGTTGCCTGTCTTGACCACGAGGATGACAGATTGCAGCAATTGATGGCTAGCGAGGAAGAGAAATCGCTAAAGGTGTGTACTGAAGAACGAATCTCGGTGGACTCTGAAGATCAACGGAGGTATATGCTTAGTAACCGTGAACAGCTCAGCGTTCTTCTTAAGAGAACAGTTCGCTGTACGCTAAGAGATAAC TACAACGTGAAAGCTCGCACTATAATCAGCGTCCTGATCGCTACGCTGACCGGTATTGCATTCTATGATACAGGAAACAATGTGGCGAAAATTATTTCGAATACCTCAGTGCTAATGGTCATTATGTATAGCGTGTTCTTCACAAGTGCATTTTCAGCGATCCTTACAT TTCCTTTAGAATCAGCTGCCTTCATTCGAGAACACAAAAACAACTGGTATTCGCTGACACCATACTATTTCTCTAAGCTTATAGTGGAAGTTCCAGCTCTG ATTTTCTCTACAACAGCGTCCTTCCTCATAATGTACTTTCTGACAGGGCAACCGATGGAACTGATACGAATACTGGTCCTGTGGATCACATCTATACTGTCCGGTTGGGTTACCCTACTGCTAGGGCTTCTCCTGGGGAACATGTACCCAATGCAAACGTCGGTTTTTCTTACCGTGCTCATTATCATCCTGTTCAGTCTGTTTGCCGGATTTTTTGTGACGCTGAAAGATATGCCCCTGTATTTGAAACCCTTAACGTTCATTTCTTTCGTACGCTATAGTCTGGAAGGAGCCGTCAACGCTGTCTACGGTTTCGGCAGAAGGGATATGGAGTGCCGAGACGTGTTCTGCTATTTTACACTAAGGAAGTTTCTAGCTCTGCTGGGTATGCCGGAGATTGATTGGATTTACGACTTTCTTGGTTTGGTGGTTTGGAGTTTGATTCTGCATGTAGTACTGTACCTAAGTTTGTTGAAACGTACCAAAAGGGATGCATAA
- the LOC131681136 gene encoding ATP-binding cassette sub-family G member 4-like isoform X1: protein MQPSVETLAQKTFSLSFHNITYRCKQKDESVNLILNNVSGSFNSGRMACILGPSGAGKSSFLNILSGYRKSGVSGQLRIDGAILSSRQKRKLISYTPQEASLWLNLTVIESMNFAADFKLPATVTKDTKRANNRKLLEVLSLGKCSNTLVKNLSGGELKRLAIGVELVSDPKVMLLDEPTSGLDTVTSYQVLNYVQSLTFHQNRVIICVVHQPSSNLLRLFDDVLVISKGRRLYCGPLAEMVNTFGTVGLECPVSHSPADFALEVACLDHEDDRLQQLMASEEEKSLKVCTEERISVDSEDQRRYMLSNREQLSVLLKRTVRCTLRDNYNVKARTIISVLIATLTGIAFYDTGNNVAKIISNTSVLMVIMYSVFFTSAFSAILTFPLESAAFIREHKNNWYSLTPYYFSKLIVEVPALIFSTTASFLIMYFLTGQPMELIRILVLWITSILSGWVTLLLGLLLGNMYPMQTSVFLTVLIIILFSLFAGFFVTLKDMPLYLKPLTFISFVRYSLEGAVNAVYGFGRRDMECRDVFCYFTLRKFLALLGMPEIDWIYDFLGLVVWSLILHVVLYLSLLKRTKRDA from the exons ATGCAGCCAAGCGTTGAAACATTAGCGCAAAAAACATTCAGTTTATCTTTTCATAACATCACGTACCGATGCAAACAGAAAG ATGAATCTGTGAATCTAATTCTTAATAATGTATCCGGTTCGTTCAACTCCGGCCGTATGGCCTGTATTCTGGGACCATCCGGAGCAGGTAAATCGAGCTTTTTGAACATCCTCAGCGGATACAG GAAATCGGGAGTCTCCGGTCAGCTAAGAATCGATGGTGCCATTCTATCGAGTCGACAAAAACGGAAGTTAATTTCGTACACACCTCAAGAAGCTAGTCTCTGGTTGAATCTAACCGTTATCGAAAGCATGAACTTTGCAGCTGACTTCAAACTCCCAGCAACAGTGACAAAAGATACTAAACGTGCGAACAATCGAAAGTTACTTGAAGTTTTGAGTCTCGGCAAATGTTCAAACACACTGGTGAAGAATCTCTCCGGCGGGGAATTGAAGCGACTGGCGATAGGTGTCGAGCTTGTTTCCGATCCGAAAGTAATGCTCTTGGATGAACCCACCAGCGGACTAGACACGGTCACTTCTTATCAGGTGCTGAACTACGTTCAAAGTTTAACGTTTCATCAAAATAGGGTCATAATCTGCGTCGTACATCAGCCGAGCTCCAATCTTTTGAGGTTGTTCGATGATGTGTTGGTTATCTCGAAGGGTAGGAGACTATATTGTGGACCGTTAGCGGAGATGGTGAATACTTTCGGAACGGTTGGATTAGAGTGCCCGGTTTCACATAGCCCAGCTGATTTCG CACTTGAAGTTGCCTGTCTTGACCACGAGGATGACAGATTGCAGCAATTGATGGCTAGCGAGGAAGAGAAATCGCTAAAGGTGTGTACTGAAGAACGAATCTCGGTGGACTCTGAAGATCAACGGAGGTATATGCTTAGTAACCGTGAACAGCTCAGCGTTCTTCTTAAGAGAACAGTTCGCTGTACGCTAAGAGATAAC TACAACGTGAAAGCTCGCACTATAATCAGCGTCCTGATCGCTACGCTGACCGGTATTGCATTCTATGATACAGGAAACAATGTGGCGAAAATTATTTCGAATACCTCAGTGCTAATGGTCATTATGTATAGCGTGTTCTTCACAAGTGCATTTTCAGCGATCCTTACAT TTCCTTTAGAATCAGCTGCCTTCATTCGAGAACACAAAAACAACTGGTATTCGCTGACACCATACTATTTCTCTAAGCTTATAGTGGAAGTTCCAGCTCTG ATTTTCTCTACAACAGCGTCCTTCCTCATAATGTACTTTCTGACAGGGCAACCGATGGAACTGATACGAATACTGGTCCTGTGGATCACATCTATACTGTCCGGTTGGGTTACCCTACTGCTAGGGCTTCTCCTGGGGAACATGTACCCAATGCAAACGTCGGTTTTTCTTACCGTGCTCATTATCATCCTGTTCAGTCTGTTTGCCGGATTTTTTGTGACGCTGAAAGATATGCCCCTGTATTTGAAACCCTTAACGTTCATTTCTTTCGTACGCTATAGTCTGGAAGGAGCCGTCAACGCTGTCTACGGTTTCGGCAGAAGGGATATGGAGTGCCGAGACGTGTTCTGCTATTTTACACTAAGGAAGTTTCTAGCTCTGCTGGGTATGCCGGAGATTGATTGGATTTACGACTTTCTTGGTTTGGTGGTTTGGAGTTTGATTCTGCATGTAGTACTGTACCTAAGTTTGTTGAAACGTACCAAAAGGGATGCATAA
- the LOC131681136 gene encoding ATP-binding cassette sub-family G member 4-like isoform X3 codes for MQTERCPNYESVNLILNNVSGSFNSGRMACILGPSGAGKSSFLNILSGYRKSGVSGQLRIDGAILSSRQKRKLISYTPQEASLWLNLTVIESMNFAADFKLPATVTKDTKRANNRKLLEVLSLGKCSNTLVKNLSGGELKRLAIGVELVSDPKVMLLDEPTSGLDTVTSYQVLNYVQSLTFHQNRVIICVVHQPSSNLLRLFDDVLVISKGRRLYCGPLAEMVNTFGTVGLECPVSHSPADFALEVACLDHEDDRLQQLMASEEEKSLKVCTEERISVDSEDQRRYMLSNREQLSVLLKRTVRCTLRDNYNVKARTIISVLIATLTGIAFYDTGNNVAKIISNTSVLMVIMYSVFFTSAFSAILTFPLESAAFIREHKNNWYSLTPYYFSKLIVEVPALIFSTTASFLIMYFLTGQPMELIRILVLWITSILSGWVTLLLGLLLGNMYPMQTSVFLTVLIIILFSLFAGFFVTLKDMPLYLKPLTFISFVRYSLEGAVNAVYGFGRRDMECRDVFCYFTLRKFLALLGMPEIDWIYDFLGLVVWSLILHVVLYLSLLKRTKRDA; via the exons ATGCAAACAGAAAGGTGCCCGAATT ATGAATCTGTGAATCTAATTCTTAATAATGTATCCGGTTCGTTCAACTCCGGCCGTATGGCCTGTATTCTGGGACCATCCGGAGCAGGTAAATCGAGCTTTTTGAACATCCTCAGCGGATACAG GAAATCGGGAGTCTCCGGTCAGCTAAGAATCGATGGTGCCATTCTATCGAGTCGACAAAAACGGAAGTTAATTTCGTACACACCTCAAGAAGCTAGTCTCTGGTTGAATCTAACCGTTATCGAAAGCATGAACTTTGCAGCTGACTTCAAACTCCCAGCAACAGTGACAAAAGATACTAAACGTGCGAACAATCGAAAGTTACTTGAAGTTTTGAGTCTCGGCAAATGTTCAAACACACTGGTGAAGAATCTCTCCGGCGGGGAATTGAAGCGACTGGCGATAGGTGTCGAGCTTGTTTCCGATCCGAAAGTAATGCTCTTGGATGAACCCACCAGCGGACTAGACACGGTCACTTCTTATCAGGTGCTGAACTACGTTCAAAGTTTAACGTTTCATCAAAATAGGGTCATAATCTGCGTCGTACATCAGCCGAGCTCCAATCTTTTGAGGTTGTTCGATGATGTGTTGGTTATCTCGAAGGGTAGGAGACTATATTGTGGACCGTTAGCGGAGATGGTGAATACTTTCGGAACGGTTGGATTAGAGTGCCCGGTTTCACATAGCCCAGCTGATTTCG CACTTGAAGTTGCCTGTCTTGACCACGAGGATGACAGATTGCAGCAATTGATGGCTAGCGAGGAAGAGAAATCGCTAAAGGTGTGTACTGAAGAACGAATCTCGGTGGACTCTGAAGATCAACGGAGGTATATGCTTAGTAACCGTGAACAGCTCAGCGTTCTTCTTAAGAGAACAGTTCGCTGTACGCTAAGAGATAAC TACAACGTGAAAGCTCGCACTATAATCAGCGTCCTGATCGCTACGCTGACCGGTATTGCATTCTATGATACAGGAAACAATGTGGCGAAAATTATTTCGAATACCTCAGTGCTAATGGTCATTATGTATAGCGTGTTCTTCACAAGTGCATTTTCAGCGATCCTTACAT TTCCTTTAGAATCAGCTGCCTTCATTCGAGAACACAAAAACAACTGGTATTCGCTGACACCATACTATTTCTCTAAGCTTATAGTGGAAGTTCCAGCTCTG ATTTTCTCTACAACAGCGTCCTTCCTCATAATGTACTTTCTGACAGGGCAACCGATGGAACTGATACGAATACTGGTCCTGTGGATCACATCTATACTGTCCGGTTGGGTTACCCTACTGCTAGGGCTTCTCCTGGGGAACATGTACCCAATGCAAACGTCGGTTTTTCTTACCGTGCTCATTATCATCCTGTTCAGTCTGTTTGCCGGATTTTTTGTGACGCTGAAAGATATGCCCCTGTATTTGAAACCCTTAACGTTCATTTCTTTCGTACGCTATAGTCTGGAAGGAGCCGTCAACGCTGTCTACGGTTTCGGCAGAAGGGATATGGAGTGCCGAGACGTGTTCTGCTATTTTACACTAAGGAAGTTTCTAGCTCTGCTGGGTATGCCGGAGATTGATTGGATTTACGACTTTCTTGGTTTGGTGGTTTGGAGTTTGATTCTGCATGTAGTACTGTACCTAAGTTTGTTGAAACGTACCAAAAGGGATGCATAA